The following proteins come from a genomic window of Deltaproteobacteria bacterium:
- a CDS encoding thioredoxin family protein — protein MAITPSAMLALGTPCPDFNLPDTDGHLIGPHDFSVKQPLLVMFICNHCPYVKHIRAALAVFGRDYAKHISIIAINANDAEAYPDDSPEKMVIEKREAGYIFPYLYDESQNVAKAFNATCTPEFYLFDNKRKLVYRGQFDDSRPGNGKPILGNDLRAAVDAVLNGQPIHFHQKPSVGCSIKWKPETTT, from the coding sequence ATGGCTATTACACCTTCAGCTATGTTGGCACTTGGTACACCTTGTCCAGATTTTAATCTTCCTGACACCGACGGTCATTTAATTGGACCCCATGATTTTTCAGTAAAACAACCACTTTTAGTAATGTTTATCTGTAATCACTGCCCTTATGTAAAACATATCCGCGCGGCGCTCGCAGTCTTTGGCAGAGATTATGCAAAGCATATTAGCATCATTGCCATTAATGCTAATGACGCTGAAGCTTACCCAGATGATAGCCCTGAAAAAATGGTTATTGAAAAACGAGAAGCTGGTTATATATTTCCTTATCTTTATGATGAGTCGCAAAACGTAGCTAAAGCATTTAATGCAACTTGCACTCCTGAATTTTATCTATTCGATAACAAACGCAAACTTGTCTATCGTGGGCAATTTGATGATAGCCGCCCTGGTAACGGCAAACCAATTTTAGGTAATGATTTACGCGCTGCAGTAGATGCTGTGCTTAATGGCCAACCAATTCACTTTCATCAAAAACCCAGTGTCGGTTGCAGTATTAAGTGGAAGCCAGAAACAACAACTTAG